Proteins encoded by one window of Rouxiella chamberiensis:
- a CDS encoding DUF494 family protein, whose amino-acid sequence MFDVLMYLFETYIHNEAEMSVDQDSLTADLTEAGFHRTDIHNALNWLEKLADLQEGGTPSYLLDADPFALRVYTDEETGRLDVSCRGFLLFLEQIKVLNVDTREMVIDRVMALDTDEFDLEDLKWVVLMVLFNIPGYESAYQQMEELLFDVNEGYLH is encoded by the coding sequence ATGTTCGACGTACTAATGTACTTGTTTGAAACTTACATTCACAACGAAGCGGAGATGAGTGTCGATCAGGACAGTTTAACGGCCGATTTAACCGAAGCTGGATTTCATCGTACCGATATCCACAACGCATTAAACTGGCTCGAAAAACTGGCCGATCTGCAGGAGGGCGGCACACCATCCTATCTTCTGGATGCCGATCCTTTTGCTCTGAGGGTTTATACCGACGAAGAAACAGGTCGATTAGACGTCAGCTGCCGAGGATTCCTGCTATTCCTTGAACAGATAAAAGTATTGAATGTCGATACCCGTGAAATGGTTATCGATCGTGTAATGGCTCTGGATACCGATGAGTTCGATCTCGAAGATCTCAAGTGGGTCGTACTGATGGTTCTTTTCAATATTCCAGGATATGAAAGTGCTTATCAGCAAATGGAAGAGCTGTTATTTGATGTTAATGAAGGTTATCTGCATTGA
- the def gene encoding peptide deformylase → MSVLQILHFPDDRLRIVAKPVKEVNADIQQIVDDMFETMYAEEGIGLAATQVNIHQRIIVIDVTDDKSQQLVLINPELLEQSGETGIEEGCLSIPDQRGLVPRAANVKIRALDRNGKSFELEADELLAICIQHEMDHLVGKLFVDYLSPLKRQRIRQKMEKLAKLNARG, encoded by the coding sequence ATGTCCGTATTACAAATATTGCATTTCCCAGACGACAGGCTTCGCATTGTTGCAAAACCAGTCAAAGAAGTTAACGCCGATATTCAGCAAATCGTGGATGATATGTTCGAAACCATGTATGCCGAAGAAGGTATCGGGCTTGCCGCAACACAGGTCAACATCCACCAGCGCATTATTGTTATCGATGTCACCGATGACAAAAGTCAGCAACTGGTGCTGATTAACCCCGAGCTGCTGGAGCAAAGCGGTGAAACGGGTATCGAAGAAGGCTGCCTGTCTATTCCTGATCAACGTGGTCTGGTGCCGCGCGCGGCCAACGTGAAGATCCGCGCACTCGATCGCAACGGCAAGAGCTTCGAGCTTGAAGCCGACGAACTGCTGGCTATCTGTATCCAGCACGAAATGGACCACCTGGTCGGCAAACTGTTTGTCGATTACCTGTCGCCATTGAAACGTCAGCGTATCCGTCAGAAGATGGAAAAACTGGCCAAACTTAACGCCCGAGGCTAA
- the rpsM gene encoding 30S ribosomal protein S13: MARIAGINIPDQKHTVIALTSIYGIGKTRSQAICAASGIAENVKIRELSEEQIELLRDEVAKFIVEGDLRREVTLSIKRLMDLGTYRGLRHRRGLPVRGQRTKTNARTRKGPRKPIKK, from the coding sequence GTGGCCCGTATAGCAGGCATTAACATTCCTGATCAGAAACATACCGTGATCGCATTAACTTCGATCTACGGCATCGGTAAAACCCGCTCACAGGCTATCTGTGCTGCGTCTGGTATTGCTGAAAATGTTAAGATCAGAGAGCTGTCTGAAGAGCAAATCGAATTGCTGCGTGACGAAGTCGCCAAGTTCATTGTTGAAGGTGATCTGCGTCGTGAAGTCACCCTGAGCATCAAGCGTCTTATGGACCTTGGAACTTATCGTGGTTTGCGTCATCGTCGTGGTCTTCCAGTACGCGGTCAGCGTACCAAGACTAACGCACGTACCCGTAAGGGTCCGCGCAAACCGATCAAGAAATAA
- the rpsD gene encoding 30S ribosomal protein S4, whose protein sequence is MARYLGPKLKLSRREGTDLFLKSGVRAIDTKCKIDQAPGQHGARKPRLSDYGVQLREKQKVRRTYGVLERQFRNYYQEAARLKGNTGENLLQLLEGRLDNVVYRMGFGATRAESRQLVSHKAVMVNGRVVNIASYQVSPNDVVSIREKAKKQSRVKAALELAEQREKPTWLEVDAAKMEGQFKRNPERADLSADINEHLIVELYSK, encoded by the coding sequence ATGGCAAGATATTTGGGTCCTAAGCTCAAGCTTAGCCGTCGCGAGGGCACAGATTTATTCCTTAAATCTGGTGTTCGCGCGATCGATACCAAGTGTAAGATTGATCAAGCTCCTGGTCAGCACGGTGCGCGTAAACCGCGTCTGTCTGACTATGGCGTGCAGTTACGTGAAAAGCAAAAAGTTCGCCGTACCTACGGTGTTCTGGAGCGCCAGTTCCGTAACTACTACCAAGAAGCAGCCCGCCTGAAGGGCAACACCGGTGAGAACCTGTTGCAACTTCTGGAAGGTCGTCTGGATAACGTTGTTTACCGTATGGGCTTCGGCGCTACGCGTGCAGAGTCACGTCAGCTGGTTAGCCACAAAGCAGTTATGGTAAACGGTCGCGTTGTCAACATCGCTTCTTATCAGGTATCTCCGAATGACGTTGTCAGCATCCGTGAGAAAGCTAAAAAGCAATCTCGCGTGAAGGCCGCTTTGGAGTTGGCTGAACAGCGTGAAAAGCCGACTTGGCTTGAAGTTGATGCTGCTAAGATGGAAGGTCAGTTCAAACGTAATCCTGAACGTGCCGATCTGTCAGCTGACATTAACGAACACCTGATCGTCGAGCTTTACTCCAAGTAA
- the rplQ gene encoding 50S ribosomal protein L17, giving the protein MRHRKSGRQLNRNSSHRTAMFRNMAGSLVRHEIIKTTLPKAKELRRVVEPLITLAKTDNVANRRLAFARTRDNEIVAKLFNELGPRFASRAGGYTRILKCGFRAGDNAPMAYIELVDRAASEAEVATAE; this is encoded by the coding sequence ATGCGCCATCGTAAGAGTGGTCGTCAACTGAACCGTAACAGCAGCCACCGTACGGCTATGTTCCGTAACATGGCCGGCTCTTTGGTTCGTCATGAAATAATCAAGACGACCCTGCCGAAAGCGAAAGAGCTGCGTCGCGTTGTTGAGCCGCTGATTACTCTTGCCAAGACCGACAACGTTGCAAATCGTCGTCTGGCATTCGCCCGTACTCGTGATAACGAGATCGTGGCAAAACTGTTTAATGAACTGGGCCCGCGTTTCGCGAGCCGTGCCGGTGGTTACACTCGTATTCTGAAGTGTGGCTTCCGTGCAGGCGACAATGCGCCGATGGCATACATCGAGCTCGTTGATCGTGCAGCTTCAGAAGCAGAAGTAGCAACTGCTGAATAA
- the zntR gene encoding Zn(2+)-responsive transcriptional regulator: MYKIGELAKLADVIPDTIRYYEKQGMMSLGERSEAGYRLYTDNDLQRLRFIRYAKTIGFTLETISELLSIRIDPAQHTCQESKSIVDSRLAEVEHKLGELVRMRDSLQRLSAACCGGEHSSRSCSILEALENGASGEPVFSRDIAN; encoded by the coding sequence ATGTATAAGATTGGAGAGCTGGCCAAATTGGCCGATGTTATTCCCGACACCATTCGTTACTACGAAAAACAGGGCATGATGTCATTGGGCGAACGCAGTGAAGCGGGTTATCGGCTCTACACCGATAACGATCTTCAGCGCCTGCGATTTATCCGCTATGCCAAAACCATCGGCTTTACCCTGGAAACCATCAGCGAACTGCTGTCGATCCGGATCGATCCCGCGCAGCATACCTGTCAGGAATCGAAATCGATCGTCGACAGTCGATTGGCCGAAGTCGAACATAAACTGGGCGAGCTGGTTCGAATGCGCGATTCGCTTCAACGCCTAAGCGCGGCCTGCTGCGGAGGTGAACATTCGAGTCGAAGCTGTTCCATTCTTGAAGCACTGGAGAATGGTGCCAGCGGTGAGCCTGTATTTTCACGCGATATTGCAAATTAA
- the rsmB gene encoding 16S rRNA (cytosine(967)-C(5))-methyltransferase RsmB, whose amino-acid sequence MKNTYNLRSIAAKAIGQVLDQGQSLSTVLPGLQKSIADKDRALLQELCFGTMRVLPQLEWCLQQLMEKPLTGKQRTLHYLLMVGLYQMLHTRIPAHAILAETVEGAVALKRPQLKGLINGVLRQFQRQQVDLLQRMQNNDSRYLHPSWLLKRIKNAYPEQWQQIVDANNQRPPMWLRVNRRHHTRDAYLALLEEAGIEAHPHAEYTDALRLETPCGVTALPGFDKGWVTVQDASAQGSVSLLDPQDGETILDLCCAPGGKTTHILEAAPKSQVLAVDIDEQRLKRVHENLERLGLHAEVKQGDGREPQVWATDRVFDKILLDAPCSATGVIRRHPDIKWLRRDSDIDELARLQGEILEAIWPILKPQGVLVYATCSILPEENSQQIAAFLQRHPEATLVETGSLNQPGRQNLPDAQSGDGFYYAKLIKR is encoded by the coding sequence ATGAAAAATACCTATAATCTTCGCAGCATTGCTGCAAAAGCCATCGGACAGGTTCTGGATCAGGGCCAGTCGCTGTCGACCGTCTTACCGGGTTTGCAGAAAAGTATTGCCGACAAAGACCGCGCACTGCTGCAGGAGCTGTGCTTTGGCACGATGCGCGTGTTACCCCAGCTGGAATGGTGTCTGCAACAGCTGATGGAAAAACCGTTGACCGGCAAACAGCGCACGCTGCATTACCTCTTGATGGTCGGCCTCTATCAGATGCTGCACACCCGTATTCCTGCGCACGCGATTCTGGCCGAGACTGTCGAAGGCGCCGTGGCGCTGAAACGCCCTCAGCTTAAAGGTCTGATAAACGGAGTACTGCGCCAGTTCCAGCGTCAGCAGGTCGATTTACTGCAGCGTATGCAGAATAACGACAGTCGCTATCTTCATCCAAGCTGGCTGTTGAAGCGCATTAAAAATGCCTATCCCGAGCAGTGGCAGCAAATCGTCGATGCCAATAATCAGCGTCCGCCCATGTGGCTGCGCGTCAATCGTCGGCATCACACTCGCGATGCGTATCTGGCCCTGCTTGAAGAAGCCGGCATCGAAGCCCATCCGCACGCCGAGTACACCGATGCCTTGCGTCTCGAAACGCCATGCGGCGTCACGGCTCTACCCGGTTTTGATAAGGGTTGGGTAACGGTACAGGACGCCTCGGCGCAGGGCAGTGTCTCTTTACTGGATCCTCAAGACGGCGAAACCATTCTGGATCTATGCTGCGCACCGGGCGGGAAAACCACGCATATTCTTGAAGCTGCACCCAAGTCACAGGTTTTGGCGGTGGATATCGACGAGCAGCGTCTGAAGCGGGTTCACGAGAACCTTGAACGCCTGGGTCTGCACGCCGAAGTAAAACAGGGCGACGGTCGCGAGCCTCAGGTCTGGGCGACCGACAGAGTGTTCGACAAGATTTTGCTCGATGCTCCCTGCTCTGCAACGGGCGTTATTCGTCGTCATCCCGATATTAAATGGCTGCGCCGCGACAGCGATATTGACGAGTTGGCGCGCTTGCAAGGCGAGATCCTCGAAGCCATCTGGCCTATTCTCAAACCGCAGGGCGTGCTGGTGTATGCCACCTGCTCCATTCTGCCGGAAGAGAACAGCCAGCAGATTGCGGCTTTCCTGCAAAGGCATCCTGAAGCGACGCTGGTCGAAACCGGCAGTCTCAATCAGCCCGGAAGACAGAATCTTCCAGATGCACAGAGCGGCGACGGCTTCTATTACGCTAAGCTGATTAAGCGTTAA
- the rpsK gene encoding 30S ribosomal protein S11 — protein MAKAPVRTRKRVRKQVSDGVAHIHASFNNTIVTITDRQGNALGWATAGGSGFRGSRKSTPFAAQVAAERCADAVKEYGIKNLEVMVKGPGPGRESTIRALNAAGFRITNITDVTPIPHNGCRPPKKRRV, from the coding sequence ATGGCAAAGGCACCTGTTCGTACACGCAAGCGTGTAAGAAAACAAGTCTCTGACGGCGTGGCTCATATCCATGCGTCTTTCAACAACACCATTGTGACTATTACCGATCGTCAGGGTAATGCTTTGGGTTGGGCAACAGCTGGTGGTTCCGGTTTCCGTGGTTCTCGTAAATCCACTCCGTTCGCAGCTCAGGTTGCAGCAGAGCGCTGTGCAGATGCAGTGAAAGAGTACGGTATCAAGAATCTGGAAGTTATGGTTAAAGGACCTGGTCCTGGTCGTGAGTCTACTATCCGCGCATTAAACGCGGCTGGTTTCCGCATCACTAATATTACTGATGTGACTCCTATCCCTCATAACGGTTGTCGTCCGCCGAAAAAGCGTCGCGTATAA
- a CDS encoding type I DNA topoisomerase: MTKATLFAGKQNEICPECGADLVIRSGRHGPFLGCSSYPECQYIRPLKAQADGHIVKVLDGQHCPKCQSTLVLRQGRFGMFIGCSDYPACDHTEVIDKPEETTLSCPQCGQGHLVQRKSRFGKAFHACSRYPDCQFAINNKPVAGTCEHCQYPLLMEKKTAQGIKLFCASKLCGKAVAKAD, translated from the coding sequence ATGACTAAAGCAACGCTTTTTGCCGGGAAGCAAAATGAAATCTGTCCGGAATGTGGGGCCGATCTGGTGATCCGCAGTGGTCGCCACGGCCCTTTTCTCGGCTGTTCCAGCTATCCTGAATGCCAGTACATCCGCCCGTTGAAAGCCCAGGCTGATGGCCACATCGTCAAAGTGCTCGACGGACAGCACTGTCCGAAATGCCAGTCAACGCTGGTTTTGCGTCAGGGACGTTTCGGCATGTTTATTGGCTGCTCGGATTATCCGGCATGCGATCACACGGAAGTCATCGATAAACCCGAAGAAACAACATTGTCGTGCCCGCAGTGCGGTCAGGGCCATTTAGTGCAGAGAAAATCGCGATTCGGCAAGGCGTTTCATGCCTGTTCCCGCTATCCCGATTGCCAGTTTGCCATCAACAACAAGCCGGTGGCCGGCACGTGCGAGCACTGTCAGTATCCATTACTCATGGAAAAGAAAACGGCACAGGGAATCAAACTCTTTTGTGCCAGTAAGTTATGCGGTAAAGCCGTAGCAAAAGCAGATTAA
- the mscL gene encoding large-conductance mechanosensitive channel protein MscL codes for MSFMKEFREFAMRGNVVDLAVGVIIGAAFGKIVSSLVADIIMPPLGLLIGGVDFKAFQWVLREATATAPAVVMHYGVFIQNIFDFIIVALAIFSAITLMNKLRRKQEEKPAAPPKITAEEKLLAEIRDLLKEQQSPTLIKEQPTTRL; via the coding sequence ATGAGTTTTATGAAAGAGTTTCGTGAATTTGCCATGCGCGGCAACGTGGTTGATTTGGCAGTGGGTGTCATCATCGGTGCGGCATTTGGCAAGATCGTTTCATCTTTGGTTGCCGACATCATTATGCCTCCTCTCGGACTGCTTATCGGCGGCGTCGACTTCAAGGCCTTCCAATGGGTCTTGCGCGAGGCAACCGCAACGGCTCCGGCCGTAGTCATGCATTACGGCGTATTCATTCAAAACATTTTCGACTTCATCATCGTGGCTCTGGCCATCTTCAGTGCCATTACTCTGATGAACAAACTGCGTAGAAAACAGGAAGAAAAACCTGCAGCTCCGCCAAAAATCACAGCCGAAGAAAAGCTGTTGGCTGAAATCCGTGATTTGCTGAAAGAACAGCAGTCACCGACTCTGATTAAAGAGCAGCCAACGACCAGGCTGTAA
- the trkA gene encoding Trk system potassium transporter TrkA encodes MKIIILGAGQVGGTLAENLVGENNDITIVDTNTSRLRQLQDKFDLRVVHGHASHPRILREAGAEDADMLVAVTNSDETNMVACQIAYSLFNTPNRIARIRSPEYIRESEKLFQPEAVPIDHLISPEQLVINHIYKLIEYPGALQVVNFAEGKVSIAAVKAYYGGPLVGSALSAIREHMPHIDTRVAAIFRQDRPIRPQGSTIIEAGDEVFFVAASQHIRAVMSELQRLEKPYKRIMIVGGGNVGAGLALKLEKNYSVKLIERNQQRAAELAEMLQDTIVFYGDASDQELLAEEHVDQVDVFIAITNDDEANIMSAMLAKRMGAKKAMVLIQRRAYVDLVQGSVIDIAISPQQATISALLGHVRKADIVSVSSLRRGVAEAIEAIAHGDESTSKVVGRTVEQIKLPPGTTIGAVVRGNEVIIANGTTRIQQGDHVVMFITDKKFVRDVERLFQPSPFFL; translated from the coding sequence ATGAAAATAATCATTCTCGGTGCGGGTCAGGTTGGCGGTACGCTGGCAGAAAATCTGGTGGGTGAGAACAACGATATCACTATCGTTGATACCAACACGTCCCGTTTGCGCCAGTTGCAGGACAAGTTCGACCTGCGAGTGGTGCACGGTCACGCCTCGCATCCGCGCATTCTTCGTGAAGCAGGGGCAGAAGACGCTGATATGCTGGTAGCGGTCACCAATTCCGATGAAACCAACATGGTGGCCTGTCAGATTGCCTATTCCCTGTTTAACACGCCAAACCGTATTGCCCGTATCCGTTCTCCTGAATATATCCGCGAGTCGGAGAAGCTGTTCCAGCCCGAAGCCGTGCCTATCGATCACCTGATTTCGCCCGAACAGCTGGTCATCAATCACATTTACAAGCTGATTGAATATCCCGGTGCCTTGCAGGTTGTGAACTTCGCGGAAGGCAAAGTCAGCATTGCGGCCGTAAAAGCCTATTACGGGGGTCCGCTGGTCGGCAGTGCGCTCTCTGCCATACGCGAACACATGCCGCACATCGATACCCGCGTCGCCGCGATATTTCGTCAGGATCGCCCTATTCGCCCTCAAGGTTCGACCATTATCGAAGCCGGTGACGAGGTCTTCTTTGTCGCCGCTTCCCAGCATATTCGCGCCGTGATGAGCGAGTTGCAGCGCCTTGAAAAACCGTACAAACGGATCATGATAGTGGGCGGGGGTAATGTGGGCGCGGGTCTTGCCCTGAAACTCGAGAAAAATTACAGCGTCAAGCTCATCGAGCGTAACCAGCAGCGGGCAGCCGAACTTGCCGAAATGCTGCAAGATACCATCGTGTTTTATGGCGATGCTTCCGACCAGGAGTTACTGGCCGAAGAGCATGTGGACCAGGTCGATGTGTTCATCGCCATTACCAATGACGATGAAGCCAACATCATGTCGGCAATGCTGGCAAAACGCATGGGTGCCAAAAAAGCGATGGTGTTGATCCAGCGCCGCGCCTATGTAGATCTCGTTCAGGGCAGTGTTATTGATATTGCCATCTCTCCGCAGCAGGCGACCATCTCCGCCTTGCTCGGGCATGTACGCAAAGCTGATATCGTCAGCGTCTCTTCATTACGTCGCGGCGTTGCCGAAGCCATTGAAGCTATTGCACACGGGGATGAAAGCACCTCGAAAGTTGTCGGACGCACCGTCGAGCAGATAAAACTTCCGCCGGGTACGACAATTGGCGCGGTGGTACGAGGCAATGAAGTGATTATCGCCAACGGCACAACGCGTATTCAGCAGGGTGACCACGTTGTGATGTTCATCACAGACAAAAAATTTGTTCGCGACGTAGAAAGGCTGTTCCAACCCAGCCCATTCTTCTTATAA
- the fmt gene encoding methionyl-tRNA formyltransferase has protein sequence MRIIFAGTPDFAARHLDALLTSEHQIVGVFTQPDRPAGRGNKLTPSPVKVLALQHDIPVFQPKSLRPEENQHLVADLQADIMVVVAYGLILPKAVLAMPRLGCINVHGSLLPRWRGAAPIQRSVWAGDAETGVTIMQMDVGLDTGDMLHKIACPIEATDTSATLYAKLADLGPEGMLHTLQQLEQGTARPEVQDEALVTYAEKLGKEEARLDWTLDAEQLERCIRAFNPWPVSYFVIDDQPVKVWQANVVDSEKTGLQTGKIIAADKKGIQIATARGVLNITQLQPAGKKPMSAQDLLNSRSEWFTPGTVLG, from the coding sequence TTGCGGATTATTTTTGCCGGTACACCTGATTTTGCAGCGCGTCATCTCGACGCGCTTTTAACGTCTGAACATCAGATTGTGGGCGTTTTCACTCAACCCGACCGCCCGGCCGGCCGCGGAAACAAGCTGACGCCAAGCCCGGTGAAAGTGCTGGCTTTGCAGCATGATATCCCGGTCTTTCAGCCAAAATCCTTGCGCCCCGAAGAGAACCAGCATCTGGTTGCCGATCTTCAGGCCGACATCATGGTGGTGGTCGCCTACGGGCTTATTCTGCCAAAAGCGGTCTTGGCGATGCCAAGACTCGGCTGCATAAATGTGCATGGTTCACTGTTGCCCCGCTGGCGCGGCGCGGCCCCTATCCAGCGCTCAGTCTGGGCAGGCGATGCCGAAACCGGTGTGACCATCATGCAAATGGATGTAGGTCTGGATACCGGCGACATGCTGCATAAAATTGCCTGTCCCATTGAAGCAACAGACACCAGTGCAACGCTGTATGCCAAACTGGCAGACCTCGGACCCGAAGGCATGCTGCACACTTTGCAGCAACTTGAGCAAGGCACAGCCAGACCTGAAGTTCAGGACGAAGCCCTGGTGACCTATGCTGAAAAGCTTGGCAAGGAAGAAGCCCGTCTGGACTGGACTCTGGATGCCGAACAGCTTGAACGCTGCATTCGCGCCTTTAATCCGTGGCCGGTCAGCTATTTCGTTATTGACGACCAACCGGTGAAAGTCTGGCAGGCCAACGTTGTCGACAGCGAGAAGACCGGCTTGCAGACAGGCAAGATTATTGCCGCAGACAAAAAAGGCATTCAGATTGCCACGGCGCGGGGCGTGCTTAACATCACCCAGCTCCAGCCTGCGGGTAAAAAACCGATGTCTGCCCAGGACCTGCTGAATTCACGCAGTGAATGGTTCACGCCTGGCACCGTTTTAGGCTAA
- a CDS encoding DUF1992 domain-containing protein: MFLSDEWAERKILEAQRKGEFDNLPGAGSPLTLDDDSGVPKELRVAYRILKNAGYVPAELQDRKEALDLQLLLKQVHQDSPDYARVEKRLKILRLRLQQAGMSTDFLDEAAYAGKLQEKLDRDENV, from the coding sequence ATGTTTCTCAGTGATGAATGGGCCGAAAGAAAAATCCTCGAAGCACAGCGCAAAGGCGAATTCGATAACCTTCCCGGTGCGGGTTCCCCTCTCACCCTCGACGACGACAGCGGTGTGCCCAAAGAGCTTCGTGTGGCGTATCGCATTCTCAAAAATGCCGGTTACGTGCCTGCCGAGCTACAGGACAGAAAAGAAGCGCTCGATCTTCAGCTGCTCCTCAAGCAGGTCCACCAGGATTCACCGGATTATGCGAGAGTCGAAAAACGTCTGAAGATTCTTCGGCTAAGACTCCAGCAAGCCGGGATGAGCACAGACTTTCTGGATGAAGCGGCGTACGCGGGTAAACTTCAGGAGAAATTGGACAGAGATGAAAATGTATAA